The Triticum aestivum cultivar Chinese Spring chromosome 4B, IWGSC CS RefSeq v2.1, whole genome shotgun sequence sequence TTTCCTGTACAAAAAGACAAATGGCTCAGTTTTTTATTCATGTACTTTTATTGTTTAAAAACCTATAAAAACAAATGTGCACTTTACCCTTGTGAGTGGCTTCACAGGCGAAACAACATAAGTAAGGCATGTATTCTGGTAGAAAAACATAAGCAAGGAACGGAAACAAATTTACAAGCAAAATGTTCTTTTCAGGAATTGAACAAATTTTGCTCGGTCAAATTGTATATCTGAAGTGATTAATATTTTTAGTTTGTTCATTTATCCCTGCTGTTGAGTAACTCGAAATATGAATGTTTTGACATGATGCTGGTTTCCATATAATTCCTTTTTATCCTTTGCAAGGTACCCTTGTGACTTATTCTGATTTGTATTTGATTGAGTATTCAGGCGTCCCTAAAAGCAAAATAACCCAGCTGAGTTGGCGATGCACTTCTTTTTTTAAAGTTCAGCAGAGAGCTTGAATTTGACTTGGATGATTTTGTCTACTCACTTATTATAAGTTTATAATCACTACCCTTGTATGCTGACTAGTTGCCAAGATTTTATTTTAGTGCTACTTGACATCTTCTTAAACATGTGCATTTTGCTTTGTCAGGAAGAAAGGAATTAGTTTCATACCAATTGATGAGACTCGTCCTCTCTCCGAACAAGGCCCATTTGATATTATCTTGCACAAGGTTAGCCAAATACTTCCTAAAATATGTTTTGAAAGTCTGTGGATGCATAGGTCTCAGAACTAAGATTGTCTTACATATTTTCTCCAATTGTTGTGTCTATACGGTTTGAATATTGAAAGAAGTGACTTCTgcttaatatttttaaaatattatgTCATGATACGTTTCTTGCTTCCTTCTGCAGAAAACTAGCAAGGAGTGGCAGCGGTTTCTGGAGGTAATACTAGACTACAGGTGTAGAAACCTGATGATCTGCAAATGCATGCGTACCATACTGATACAATATGCACGCTCGTCATACATTTATCTAATTTTTCTTGTATAGTTGGTACCATGTCCTGGGAAATCAGTAGTCAGATAGCCCCTCCGTCCAGAAATAGATGGCGTTTCAGATGTTGACACAGTCGCCAACAAACATCTTTGAAAAAGAAACCTGTTATGAAAATGTGATTCCTGTGAAATCCAATGATATTATTTTCTTCTAGTCAACCCaaatatttttttcatatattGGGAGTCAAAGATAAAATTTCAACTCAATGAATTCTAGGAAGTCATGTATTTTGGAACCTTGGTAGTGTTTATCCTGTCTGCGGCAATGACAGTTAGTATAGTTAATTATCTAATGCAAAAAAAGAAGTCGTAATTGTCTACTGCAGCTCCCTGTGAAAAGCTTATCATAATTGTTACACTTTGCTCTTAGCTTCTAAATCAAGAATTCCCCTTCTCTGTTGATTTTTACATTTAAAATATTTCATTCTGTGAAGGATTATCATGAAGTGCATCCAGAAGTCACTGTCCTCGACCCACCCAATGCCATTGAGCATCTGAACAATCGACAATCGATGCTTGAAGAAGTAGCAGATTTGAACCTGTCCAGTTTCTATGGTAATATTGCAGATGCGTAATACGTCTGATAATGATATTTGTGCTATGAATATAAGCCCATTTGAACTGTTTGGGCGAGTGCTGTGCATTTTCTCACCTCATGTGAGTATTGTGGTTCTAGAATGTGCATAGATCTGAACGCATATTCTATGAGTGGAAGAGTGGAAGCACTCACCCACACAAGCACGAAGTCCACTCATAAAAATAGACATTGTAATTTAAGGTTTTCTTTGTGCATAAATTACTGATTTTCTTGCTTTCCCTCTTGTAATGAAATGGCAGAGTGCCTGCCTGTTTTGTAAAAAAAGGTTTCTCTGAATGTTTATATCTTGTGAGTTGATATGTGTTTCATGACCAAGTACATTGACACATCATATTCTCACCTAATTCTCGTGTAACTGCAGTCCTAGAAAAGGATTGCTTTCAATAGAAAGGCACCAACAAGATCTTCTTGTTGACAAGGGGGGCTGACAATCTTATTTCTGTCCTTTTGAACCATTTGTGTTTCCAGTTAAGGTTGCTATGTAAATCATCTTCAAACTTAAGAGAGCACTAACCCCGATAATTGCGGGAACACTGGGTAAAATTTCTTGTTTACTTGTTTTCTGCTGGGTGAGTCCAGTGACAGATTTTGTTCAATTGGATAGCAGTATCTTTCTGATTTATCGTGAACACGTAGCATATTGACATGCAGGCTACTGAAAGTGCATCCCCAGCTTACTTCTGTGAAGGACTTAATATGTTTTTTTTTGCTCATAAGGACTTAATATGTTTACAATAGTATATAATATAATTTTTATGGTTTGAATTTTGGACCATCGCAGAAGAAGTTTGCACTCCACGCCAAGTGGTCATTATGAAAGATCCGTCCTCTATaccaactgcagttgccatggctgGGCTAACCTTGCCATTGGGTAATTTGTTCAAATCTTGAAATTATCAGTTGCATGCTTCTTGAATCTTGATTTGTATTTGTTGCTCCTTTCAAGACACACTTCACTTTAGTTGTTATATGAGAGTTTAGATATCAGCTATGGGCATCATATGATTTGCACTAGCTGTAATATCACGAGTCATGACACTGTACAACCTAGCTACATGGATGCTTTCGTTCTGTTATGTGAAACATATGCTTCACTCATTACTGAACGATTACAATATAAACAGGCATGCACTGTATGACAAACAAGGAAGGGAATGATAAAATGATATTATTGACATTATGTTGCAGAAATCCTCTATGATTATTTAGTTTGGTGATTTATATGTTACCTGATTCTATGTGCATGCTATGTGGAAACATGTCCTGCAACTTGCCTGTCACATTTGGTGAATTAAACACTAGTTTGAATGAGGATGTAAAGTGAGTAGGGTTGGCCAGTAGTGCATTTGGGAGAGATAGACACTTAGACTAATATTCAAGTTTGATGTTGTGATGTTCTCCTTCCAGTTGATAATTCCCAGTATCACATATTTAGGCCATTTTCCCTGCTGTAGCTCCAGTATTCTGCTTCTGGGGCTTTGTCTTATTCTCCTTCAATGTGTTACATGGGACTTCCTGTTTGTTATGTGTGGAACTAGTAAGTGGAAATTTCTGATGGGACGCACTTCTGTTTGTTGCAGTTGCCAAGCCATTGGTTGTTGATGGAACATCTAAATCTCATGAGCTATCTCTGGCATACGATGAGGCGTCCTTGCCAATGCTTGATCCTCCTCTGGTACTCCAGGAATTTGTGAATCATGGTAACTCCTGATTCTTTTATCTGGCATATGcttttttgctctggattggtcgAATCGTGGCATCTAATTTATTAAATCTACAGGTGGGATCCTCTTTAAGGTGTACATCATTGGTGAAGCTATACAGGTTGTCCGCAGGTTTTCTCTTCCTGATGTTAATACCTATGACTTACTAAACAATGTTGGCATCTATCGACTTCCAAGAGTTTCATGCGCTGCAGCAAGTGCAGATCATGCAGACCTTGATCCTCGTATTGCAGGTGGGTCTTCTGCAGTGTTTCCAATTTATCTTTGGtttaactttattttcttttttgaattgattCTGTTCCAGTTTCATACTAACACAAAATTGTGTTTGGTATGAAGAAAGTGAAGTTAATAGTTTTATTATAATCTCAAAGTTGAGGAGAAAATCGTTCAATAAAAAATAGTTGTCTTGTAATGCATTATGTTTGCCAAGAGCTTTTTACTGCACCAAATGAACAGTTTTCATTACTGAACAGAGCTTCCTCCGAGACCACTTCTAGAGAAACTAGGCAGGGAGCTTCGTGGTCGTCTGGTATGACCGCACTGGTTCTTAACTATGTGTAGCTATTATATTTGTTGCCTCACCTGACATGTTAAAATTTGCAGGGTCTAAGATTGTTCAACATAGATATGATTAGAGAGCTTGGAGCAAATGACCGGTACTATATAATTGATATCAACTACTTCCCAGGTGTGTAGTTATTTTATCTCTCACATGGCTCTGCATTTCTTTTCTTCTGTTTATGTGTTCATGAAGAACTTGCTAGGCCGAAATTTTTATCCCAGCTGAGGGGAAAAGAAATGTATCGTCGC is a genomic window containing:
- the LOC123092886 gene encoding inositol-tetrakisphosphate 1-kinase 2 — its product is MRLHGDVSDDEEEDAVMDPALLSSSSPPAGAAAAAASRLVVGYALTKKKVKSFLQPKLLLLARKKGISFIPIDETRPLSEQGPFDIILHKKTSKEWQRFLEDYHEVHPEVTVLDPPNAIEHLNNRQSMLEEVADLNLSSFYEEVCTPRQVVIMKDPSSIPTAVAMAGLTLPLVAKPLVVDGTSKSHELSLAYDEASLPMLDPPLVLQEFVNHGGILFKVYIIGEAIQVVRRFSLPDVNTYDLLNNVGIYRLPRVSCAAASADHADLDPRIAELPPRPLLEKLGRELRGRLGLRLFNIDMIRELGANDRYYIIDINYFPGYGKMPGYEHIFTDFLQSLGQNKYQRCLSGG